From Candidatus Methylomirabilota bacterium, one genomic window encodes:
- a CDS encoding DUF2470 domain-containing protein has product MSGHGHTAGAPEPTAPEPSFAEQARTLLHLGRTGTLGTLSRRHPGHPFVSVMPYAPDERGRPLFLISTLAMHTQNLEADPRASLLVAQPGDDPLALARVTLMGRGRRLTAADRAGAREAYLARHPNAIHWVDFDDFAFWRLDLSDVYFVGGFGAMDWLTVAGYEAARPDPLAESGPGIIEHMNRDHADALILYARVLGGLSAEAAEMVAVDRLGFKLRVRTDDGLHGRRIGFPAEVTTAEACRVVLIEMLAGCRRAS; this is encoded by the coding sequence ATGAGCGGTCACGGCCACACCGCGGGCGCGCCGGAGCCGACGGCGCCCGAGCCGTCCTTCGCCGAGCAGGCGCGGACGCTCCTGCACCTGGGCCGCACCGGGACGCTCGGCACGCTGTCGCGGCGTCACCCGGGGCATCCGTTCGTCTCGGTCATGCCCTACGCGCCGGACGAGCGGGGCCGCCCGCTCTTCCTGATCAGCACGCTCGCCATGCACACGCAGAATCTCGAGGCGGATCCGCGCGCGAGCCTGCTGGTGGCGCAGCCCGGCGACGATCCGCTGGCGCTCGCGCGGGTGACATTGATGGGGCGGGGCCGCCGGCTCACCGCCGCGGACCGCGCCGGCGCGCGGGAGGCGTATCTGGCCCGGCACCCCAACGCGATCCACTGGGTGGACTTCGACGACTTCGCGTTCTGGCGCCTGGACCTGAGCGACGTCTATTTCGTCGGCGGATTCGGGGCGATGGACTGGCTGACCGTGGCCGGCTACGAGGCGGCGAGGCCCGATCCGCTGGCCGAGTCCGGCCCCGGAATCATCGAGCACATGAATCGCGACCACGCGGACGCGCTGATCCTCTACGCGCGGGTGCTCGGCGGTCTGTCCGCCGAGGCGGCGGAGATGGTCGCGGTCGACCGCCTCGGATTCAAGCTGCGCGTCCGCACCGACGACGGCCTGCACGGCCGGCGCATCGGCTTCCCGGCCGAGGTCACCACCGCCGAGGCGTGCCGCGTCGTCCTGATCGAGATGCTGGCCGGATGTCGCCGCGCCTCGTGA
- a CDS encoding adenylate/guanylate cyclase domain-containing protein, producing the protein MPPARSAAAVVRQIRLWAGLVLFTYLTTHFLNHALGLVSVDAMLAGREWFVLLWRSRLGTLALYTAFTVHLLLAYWSLYRRRTLRMPAWEATQLILGLIIPLLLVSHVVGTRLAHEFAGTRDSYGLVLLVLWTLDPVAGWRQAIVLVIAWLHGCVGLHFWLRLRAWYRRYAWPIYSGALLLPVLALLGFAGGGREIGRRAENPAYVTEVMAAARRPNAEQRLVLGRVSDSIFWGHLGMIALVLAARAVREHLRRRQGVRITYPDGREVLVPVGFTILEASRFAGIPHASVCGGRGRCSTCRVRVIRGAESLPPASVDELRVLGRVGAPAHVRLACQVRPPRDVSVAPLVTPGAGPAAAVGGPAGDHREGEELTIAVLFADLRGFTRLAERKLPYDVVFILNRYFEAVGGAITDVGGIVNQFTGDGVMALFGVDVGAEEGCRQAVRAAAAMVARLRELSLTLADDLTTPLRLGVGIHAGPAVVGRMGYATTTYLTAVGDTVHVAARLEALTKEYGAELVLSEEVATRAGLDVSDHARHELTVRNREAPLAVLVAPSAARLAERLGRGGATVDAGAGRSIA; encoded by the coding sequence ATGCCCCCGGCCCGTTCTGCGGCGGCCGTCGTCAGGCAGATCCGTCTCTGGGCGGGCCTCGTGCTGTTCACCTATCTCACCACGCACTTCCTCAACCACGCGCTCGGCCTCGTCTCGGTCGATGCGATGCTGGCCGGCCGCGAGTGGTTCGTGCTCCTCTGGCGAAGCCGGCTCGGCACCCTCGCCCTCTATACCGCGTTCACCGTCCATCTCCTGCTCGCCTACTGGTCTCTCTACCGCCGCCGCACCCTGCGCATGCCCGCGTGGGAAGCGACGCAGCTCATTCTCGGCCTGATCATTCCGCTCCTGCTCGTGTCGCACGTGGTCGGGACGCGCCTGGCCCACGAGTTCGCGGGCACGCGGGACAGCTACGGGCTGGTGCTCCTCGTCCTCTGGACCCTCGACCCGGTCGCGGGCTGGCGCCAGGCGATCGTGCTCGTCATCGCCTGGCTGCACGGATGCGTGGGCCTGCACTTCTGGCTCCGGCTGCGGGCCTGGTATCGCCGGTACGCGTGGCCGATCTACAGCGGGGCCCTGCTCCTGCCCGTGCTCGCGCTCCTGGGTTTCGCGGGGGGTGGGCGTGAGATCGGGCGACGCGCCGAGAACCCGGCCTACGTGACGGAGGTGATGGCGGCCGCGCGGCGGCCCAACGCGGAGCAGCGCCTGGTGCTGGGACGCGTCTCCGACTCCATCTTCTGGGGGCACCTCGGGATGATCGCCCTGGTGCTGGCCGCGCGGGCCGTCCGCGAGCATCTCCGGCGACGCCAGGGCGTGCGCATCACGTATCCGGACGGCCGCGAGGTGCTGGTGCCCGTCGGCTTCACGATCCTGGAGGCGAGCCGCTTCGCGGGCATTCCCCACGCCTCGGTGTGCGGCGGCCGCGGCCGCTGCTCGACCTGCCGCGTGCGGGTGATCCGCGGCGCGGAGTCGCTGCCCCCGGCCAGCGTCGACGAGCTGCGCGTGCTCGGGCGGGTGGGCGCGCCCGCTCACGTGCGACTGGCCTGCCAGGTGCGTCCGCCCCGCGACGTCTCGGTGGCGCCGCTCGTGACCCCGGGAGCGGGGCCGGCTGCCGCGGTGGGCGGCCCGGCGGGCGACCACCGGGAGGGCGAAGAGCTCACCATCGCGGTGCTGTTCGCCGATCTGCGGGGCTTCACCCGACTGGCCGAGCGCAAGCTGCCGTACGACGTGGTGTTCATCCTGAACCGCTACTTCGAGGCGGTCGGCGGCGCCATCACCGACGTGGGCGGCATCGTCAACCAGTTCACCGGCGACGGGGTGATGGCCCTGTTCGGCGTCGACGTCGGCGCCGAGGAAGGCTGCCGGCAGGCCGTCCGCGCCGCGGCGGCCATGGTCGCGCGCCTGCGCGAGCTGAGCCTGACCCTCGCCGACGACCTGACCACGCCGCTGCGTCTGGGCGTCGGGATCCACGCCGGGCCCGCGGTGGTGGGCCGCATGGGCTACGCGACCACCACGTACCTGACCGCGGTGGGCGATACCGTGCATGTGGCCGCGCGGCTCGAGGCGCTGACGAAGGAGTACGGCGCCGAGCTCGTGCTGTCGGAGGAAGTCGCGACGCGCGCCGGGCTCGACGTGTCCGATCACGCGCGCCACGAGCTGACCGTGCGCAACCGCGAGGCCCCGCTCGCCGTTCTCGTCGCGCCGAGCGCGGCGCGCCTGGCCGAGCGGCTCGGCCGTGGCGGTGCTACAGTCGATGCGGGAGCGGGGAGATCGATCGCATGA
- the pcaD gene encoding 3-oxoadipate enol-lactonase: MKLKANGIEINYEIEGDGPLVTFSHSLACNLSMWDEQVRALQGRYRVLRYDTRGHGQTSAPEGAYTLDQLSDDLKGLLDGLGIGATHFVGLSMGGMIGQVFALKHPAMVQSLALCDTTSRYPAGAAAIWEDRIKTVGAKGMEPMVAPTLERWFTPPFRARHKDLMERVGAMIRSTPAAGYVGCCHALPKINVTDRLRDVRCPALVIVGEDDPGTPVGMARDIHAALPAADLAVLCRASHLSNLEQPEEFNRALGSFLDKLSGRVKL; the protein is encoded by the coding sequence ATGAAGCTCAAGGCGAACGGCATCGAGATCAACTACGAGATCGAAGGCGACGGCCCGCTGGTGACCTTCAGCCACTCGCTCGCCTGCAACCTGTCCATGTGGGACGAGCAGGTCCGCGCGCTCCAGGGTCGCTACCGCGTGCTGCGTTACGACACGCGCGGCCACGGCCAGACCAGCGCCCCCGAAGGGGCCTACACGCTCGATCAGCTCTCCGACGACCTCAAGGGGCTGCTGGACGGCCTCGGCATCGGCGCCACCCACTTCGTGGGGCTGTCGATGGGCGGGATGATCGGCCAGGTCTTCGCGCTCAAGCATCCCGCCATGGTGCAGAGCCTCGCGCTCTGCGACACCACCAGCCGCTACCCGGCCGGCGCCGCCGCGATCTGGGAGGACCGCATCAAGACGGTCGGCGCCAAGGGCATGGAGCCGATGGTCGCGCCCACGCTCGAGCGGTGGTTCACCCCGCCCTTCCGCGCCCGTCACAAGGACCTGATGGAGCGGGTGGGCGCGATGATCCGGAGCACGCCCGCCGCCGGGTACGTCGGCTGCTGCCACGCGCTGCCCAAGATCAACGTCACCGACCGGCTGCGCGACGTGCGCTGCCCGGCGCTGGTGATCGTGGGCGAGGACGATCCGGGCACGCCGGTCGGCATGGCGCGGGACATCCACGCGGCGCTGCCCGCCGCCGACCTGGCGGTGCTCTGCCGGGCCTCGCACCTCTCCAATCTCGAGCAGCCCGAGGAGTTCAATCGCGCGCTGGGCAGCTTCCTCGACAAGCTGAGCGGCCGCGTGAAGCTCTAG